The proteins below come from a single Haemorhous mexicanus isolate bHaeMex1 chromosome 20, bHaeMex1.pri, whole genome shotgun sequence genomic window:
- the UTP18 gene encoding U3 small nucleolar RNA-associated protein 18 homolog, whose product MHGQAAVVGRERRVAKAGRVPRMKATKKVSKVTKAGKMTKPKRTAKRLPAVANEAAAAEAARRARHLKALSCVSGAERELEELVFGDSLNGEEDELLRRLAGPRRVTAAEGKGLQKESSDSGMENEAKRDLLLKNPAWVDEDDEAEENVDMTHKYRKDFMKSDAETTLTKKKLKKRLEEQFQQAMGGVPAWADLENRKKSKRTLSDSDSDEDGDLLRRTGNFITSSESLPRGILKMSTCPPANQERFANGKLVTVQFHPSAQVVMTAGHDRSVSLFQVDGIRNPKIQSIYLESFPIYKARFSMDGEQVIATGTHHSMFFVYDMMAGSIIPIPKVRGVEEKFLRNFELSPDGSFMLLIGTSGYLHLLSMKTKELISTMKVNGRCTASAFTPDSSKIYSYSKEGEVFIWDVRSRKSLHKFEDEGSLEGKCIAVSKNNQYVACGSSSGVVNLYTTDTCLKENRPKPVKSIMNLVTAATCVTFNSTTEILAVASRDTDEAVKLVHLPSYTIFSNFPVFRKKQIYLTQSMDFSPRSGYFSVANNKGKALLFRLKHYSFF is encoded by the exons ATGCATGGTCAGGCGGCGGTTGTGGGGCGGGAGCGGCGAGTGGCAAAAGCGGGGAGAGTACCCAGAATGAAGGCGACGAAGAAAGTGTCTAAAGTGACCAAAGCAGGTAAAATGACGAAACCCAAGCGGACGGCGAAGCGTCTTCCTGCTGTGGCGAATGAGGCGGCGGCCGCCGAGGCAGCGCGACGCGCCCGCCACCTGAAGGCGCTGAGCTGCGTGTCGGGCGCCGAgcgggagctggaggagctggtaTTCGGCGACAGCCTCAATGGGGAGGAGGATGAACTGCTGCGGCGCCTGGCCGGGCCTCGACGG GTCActgctgcagaggggaaggGCCTCCAGAAAGAGTCCAGCGATTCGGGGAtggaaaatgaagcaaaacGTGACTTACTGCTCAAAAATCCGGCCTGGGTagatgaggatgatgaagcTGAGGAAAA TGTTGATATGACCCATAAGTACAGGAAAGATTTCATGAAAAGTGATGCCGAGACAACTCTTACTaagaaaaaactgaagaaaagacTTGAGGAACA GTTTCAACAAGCCATGGGAGGagttcctgcctgggctgatctagaaaacaggaagaaatcCAAAAGGACTTTGAGTGACA GTGACAGTGATGAAGATGGTGATCTGCTACGCAGGACTGGCAATTTCATTACAAGCTCAGAGTCTCTGCCAAGAGGGATTTTGAAG ATGAGCACCTGCCCTCCTGCAAACCAGGAACGTTTTGCCAATGGAAAACTGGTGACAGTGCAGTTTCATCCCTCAGCTCAAGTGGTGATGACAGCTGGGCATGATCGTTCCGTGTCCCTCTTCCAG GTGGATGGTATAAGGAACCCAAAAATACAGAGCATCTATTTAGAGAGTTTTCCAATTTATAAGGCTCGTTTCAGTATGGATGGAGAACAAGTTATAGCCACTGGTACTCACCACAGCATGTTCTTTGTGTATGACATGATGGCTGGGAGCATCATCCCTATCCCAAAAGTACGAG GTGTGGAGGAAAAATTCCTCAGAAACTTTGAACTCTCTCCAGATGGATCATTTATGCTGCTGATTGGAACTTCAGGTTACCTTCACTTGCTGTCCATGAAG ACAAAAGAACTGATCAGCACTATGAAGGTGAATGGAAGGTGCACTGCCTCTGCTTTCACCCCAGACAGCAGTAAAATATACAGCTATTCAA AGGAAGGCGAAGTTTTCATTTGGGAtgtgagaagcagaaagagTCTACACAAATTTGAAGATGAAGGTTCTTTGGAAGGAAAGTGCATTGCTGTTTCAAAAAATAACCAGTATGTGGCATGTGG TTCATCTTCTGGAGTTGTAAATTTATACACTACTGATACCTGCCTCAAAGAAAACCGTCCTAAACCAGTAAAGTCCATAATGAACCTTGTTACTGCTGCCACCTGTGTGACCTTTAATTCCACTACAGAAATTTTGGCAGTAGCTTCCCGTGACACTGATGAGGCTGTCAAATTG GTGCACCTTCCTTCATATACTATATTCTCAAACTTCCcagtcttcagaaaaaaacagatataTCTTACTCAATCTATGGACTTCTCTCCCAGAAGCGGATATTTCTCTGTAGCAAATAACAAAGGCAAAGCTTTGTTATTTAG gcTGAAACATTATTCATTCTTCTGA